From the Jatrophihabitans endophyticus genome, one window contains:
- a CDS encoding VIT1/CCC1 transporter family protein, with protein MGTTTEAEIHHQHRDVGGGWLRPTVFGAMDGLVSNFALVAGVAAASSSGTQVTLAGWAGLVGGAFSMAAGEFISVRSQNESTAAEVEVERRELLTNAAAEQAELAQAFVAKGVDADIAAIVAAQLSRDPDQALLVHAREELGVDPKQLPSPAVAAASSLASFALGAFVPLLPYLLGATTIVVPAVLAVVALFAAGAVTSRFTSRSWWFAGARQLAFGLAAAAVTYGVGAAFGATVG; from the coding sequence GTGGGCACGACGACTGAGGCCGAGATCCACCACCAGCACCGCGACGTCGGCGGCGGCTGGCTGCGCCCCACCGTCTTCGGGGCCATGGACGGGCTCGTCTCCAACTTCGCGCTCGTGGCGGGGGTGGCCGCGGCCTCGTCGAGCGGCACGCAGGTCACCCTCGCCGGGTGGGCCGGCCTGGTCGGCGGCGCGTTCTCGATGGCGGCCGGCGAGTTCATCTCGGTGCGCAGCCAGAACGAGTCGACGGCCGCCGAGGTCGAGGTCGAGCGTCGTGAGCTGCTCACGAACGCCGCGGCCGAGCAGGCCGAGCTCGCGCAGGCGTTCGTCGCGAAGGGCGTCGACGCCGACATCGCCGCCATCGTGGCCGCGCAGCTGTCGCGCGATCCGGACCAGGCGCTGCTCGTCCACGCGCGGGAGGAGCTCGGCGTCGACCCCAAGCAGCTGCCCAGCCCGGCCGTCGCCGCCGCGTCGTCGCTCGCGTCGTTCGCGCTCGGTGCCTTCGTCCCGCTGCTGCCCTACCTGCTCGGTGCCACGACGATCGTGGTGCCCGCGGTGCTCGCCGTCGTCGCGCTGTTCGCCGCCGGTGCGGTGACGTCGCGCTTCACGAGCCGCAGCTGGTGGTTCGCGGGCGCCCGGCAGCTCGCCTTCGGCCTCGCCGCGGCCGCGGTCACCTACGGTGTCGGCGCGGCGTTCGGGGCGACGGTCGGCTGA